TTCGATTTTTCCGAGCGGCTCTCGTCGGTCACGGTGCCGAGTCTGCTCCTGCATGGGGAACAGGACGGCCTTATGCCCAGGGACAAGGCTGAGGCCATGGCCCGCATGATGCCCCGAGCCCGGGTGGCGACCCTGACCGAAGCATTACACTTGAGCAATATTGAACAAAGCGAGGCCTTTGTCCGGGAATTGCTCGCCTTTTGGGACGGGAGGAGCTAACGGGGCCGGGAAGGCCGTATGGGAGGCTTGCACAGCCGTTCGCTCCTTTCGCGGCTCCGGATGGAGCCGCTTTCACGATAGGCAGACGCCCATGCGGAAGGTTTCCCGCAGGGGCGTCTGGATGAGAGGAGGCCACGGGTGTATTAACCGATGGCGTCAGGTCCCGTTTCTTCGGTCCGGATGCGCATGGACTTGGCAATATCCAGGACAAAAACAACCCCATCCCCTTCTCTGCCGGTTTGCGCCCCTTCCCGTATCGCGTCGAGGGCCGCATCCACGAACTCCTCGTTGACGCCGATTTCCAGGCGGATTTTCTTGAGCAGATTCACTTCCATGACCACGCCCCGGTAGGTTTCAGTGAACCCTTTCTGGCGACCGCTACCGAGGATGTTGGTCACGGACATATTGTAGACCCGTTTGGCATACAGGGCCTGTTTGACCGGATTGAGGCGCTCTGGTCTGATATAGGCTATGATGAGTTTCATAGTGGGTCTCCTTACTCGGTGCTGAAGATCTGGAAGCCGTTGTAGGATTCCATGCCGTGTTCCGTGATATCCAGGCCCTTGCGTTCTTCGTCTTCATCGACGCGGATGCCGATAAGGGCGTCAACTCCTTTGAAGGCCATAAAACCAACGCCGAAGGCCCAGACGAAGACCGAGGCGACACCCAAGGCCTGGATGCCCAGGAGATTGATGCTGCCGCCGTAGAACAGCCCGGTCAGTCCACCGTATCCAGGTGCGGCCAGAAGACCGACACACAAGGTTCCGAAAGCGCCGCAGGTGCCGTGGACGGAGACGCAGCCCACCGGGTCGTCGACCTTCAAGACTTTGTCGATGAATTCCACGGACAGGATACACAGGATACCGGATCCGAGCCCAACGATCATGGCGCCGATGGGGGAGAGTTCGTAACAGCCGGCGGTGATACCCACGAGCCCGGCGAGGATGCCGTTCAGGCTCATGGTCGCGTCCGGTTTGCCGAAACGCAGCCAGGCCATGATCATGGCGCCCAGCGCCCCGGTGCCGGCGGACAGACTCGTATTGACCGCGATGTAGCCGATGGTGCCGTCAGCCGTGGTTGTGGAGCCGGGATTGAAACCAAACCAGCCGAACCAGAGGATGAACACACCCAGACCGGCCAGAGGAATGTTGTGGCCGGGGATGGCCCGGGCGGTTCCGTCCTTGGTGTATTTGCCCAAACGGGGACCGACTACGATGGCCCCGGCCAGGGCGATCCAGGCCCCTACCGAATGGACCACTGTGGACCCGGCGAAATCTGCGAAGCCGAGACTTTCCAGCCAACCCGCACCAGCGTCACCAAGCCAGAGGCTGCCCCAGGCCCAGTGTCCGGAGATGGGGTAGATCAAACCGGTCACAATGATGCTGATCAGGATATAGGCCGGAAATTTGGTGCGCTCAGCGACGCCCCCGGAGACGATGGTCGCGGCGGTGGCGGCAAAAACAGACTGGAAAAACCAGAAGGTCAATGTCCACTGTCCGTCAGGAGAGGTGGCGTCGACGCCGCCGAGGGCGAAGCCGCTGCCGCCGAGAAGGCCGCCGACATCAGTGCCGAACATCAGCGCGAATCCGAAAAAGAAGAACATGACCGAGCCGGCGGAAAAGTCGAGCACATTTTTCATCAAAATATTGCCCGCGTTCTTGGCCTGAGTGAAGCCGGCCTCGACCGCGGCAAATCCGGCCTGCATGAACATGACCAGGATGGCTGCGATCAGGGTCCAAAGGATGTTGCCGTGGAACTGACTTAATGGGGCCTCGGCCGCCAGGGCCATCGTGGGCACGAACCCCAGAACGGCTGCAAACGCCAAGGGGCGAAGCACGTTCGATTTGCAAAGTGAAGTTTTTCGTGACCGCATTGTCGTACCTCCCTAGAAGATGTTTTGCGGTGTGGTGTGTCGAAAGGGAGGTAGCAAGGATGGGGCCAATTTTTATAATAGCTTGAAATATAAGCTTTTATCGTTTTTTAAGCCCCGGAGGGGCGCAGATAGCTTTTGACAAAATTGAAAACGAAGGGGCGCTGAATGGTTGTTCAGTACAGATGGCCGGAAGCAAAAGGGTTGCCTTCTGATTGCAAAATACCTAAGATATTGAGATGATTTTCTAATATTTTGTTACAAAAATGGAATGTCTGTTTTTCGTGTTTTGAGGCGTATTTGGCCTTGACAAAAAATCCAGGGGCCCGCTAGTACTTAAGCCATGACGACACACAAGGACCACACCTCCATGATTGCCACTTCCATTTCTGAAACCGGCTCCGGTTTCTATTTTTGGTATTGGTTTTTTATGAGGGCCTGTGGTCCAGGTGCTGGCGTGGTTTCATAGAAAGAACCAAATACCCAGATACCCTAGGGCCGCAGGCAACAGCCGGCGGCCCTTTTTTTGTATCCAGGCAAGGGGCGCCGGTTTCGGTCCGGGGCAAAAGGAGGATGCCATGCATTTGGGAAAAGCCCTGCGATTAGAGCGGATTGTGAATCGGAACACCGGGCGGACGATCATTGTGCCCCTGGACCACGGCGTGACCGTGGGGCCCATCTATGGGCTTGTCGATTTGCGGGAAACAGTGGATAAAGTGGCTGAGGGCGGAGCGAACGCCGTACTGATGCACAAGGGGCTGGTCCGTTGCGGCCACCGGGAGCACGGCCGCGATGTCGGGCTGATCGTCCACCTCTCCGCCAGCACCGCCCTGTCACCCTATCCGAACGCCAAGACTCTGGTGGGGTCGGTCGAGGATGCCATCAAACTTGGGGCTGATGCGGTTTCCGTGCATGTGAACATAGGGGACGAATCGGAACGGCAAATGTTGTCCGATCTCGGCAATGTCTCGAGCCGGGCCGCTGAATGGGGTATTCCAGTGCTGGCAATGGTCTATGCCCGGGGGCCAAAGATCGAAAACGAATTCGATCCCCAGGTCGTCGCCCATTGCGCCCGCCTCGGCGAAGAACTCGGCGCTGACGTGGTCAAAGTGGTCTATACCGGGGATATTGAAAGTTTTTCAAAGATTGTGGATGCCTGCTGTGTGCCGGTGGTTATAGCCGGTGGCCCCAAGCTGGAAAATACCCGCCAGCTGGTGCAGATGGTCCACGATTCCATTGAAGCTGGCGGGGCCGGGCTCTCGGTCGGCCGGAACATTTTCCAGGCCGAAGCGCCGGACCGTCTGGTACGGGCCCTGCATCAGATTGTGCATGAGGATTACAGCGTGGAACAGGCCTTGAGCCTGCTGGAAAGCGGCGAGTAGCCTTTACAAAAATGGTATTTACGTATTGGGAAGTGGTGGAAAGCGTATGATGACTGTGTATGTAAAGGCGATGCCCTTCGACAAGCAGGTGGTGACCCTGGCCCTGGAATCCGGTGTTGATGGGCTCTTTGTCGCCCAGGAGCATAAGGAGGAGGTCCTCTCTCTGGGACGGACCGCCGTGGTCACGCCCGAGGAGATGGAGGAAATCACGCTTGCGGACAAGGGTGATGAGGAGGAAGCGGCCACAGCATTGCGGGCCGGCAAAAATGTTGTTCTGCGCCAGGGGTGGGAGATCATCCCTGTTGAAAATCTTCTGGCCCAGGGCGGCCGTCTGGGACTGGAAGTGACCAGCCTGGAGCAGGCGCGGCTGGCCGCCGGTATCCTGGAGCGGGGCGTCGATTTTATCGTCGTGCCCCAGGAGGCCTGCGAGGCGATCAAGCCGATTGTCGATGGGATGAAGCGCAGTCAGGGGCAGCTGGACCTGGAGATCGGCCGGATCACCTCCATTGCCCAGGTCGGCCTCGGGCATCGGGTCTGCGTGGATACCTGCAGTTTAATGCGCACCGGCCAGGGGCTTTTGGTCGGCAATTCGGCCGCACTGACCTTTCTCGTCAATGCCGAGACGGAGTCGAACCCGTACGTTGCGGCGCGGCCTTTTCGGATCAATGCCGGCGGGGTCCACGCCTATGTCAGCATGCCGGGGGACACGACCTCCTATCTCGAAGAATTGCGTGCTGGAAGTGAGGTCCTTGTTGTCGGACATGACGGGACCACACAGGTGGCTACGGTGGGACGGGTGAAGACCGAAGTCCGCCCGTTGCTGCTGATCACCGCCGAGGTTGGCGGTTCTTCCGGACAGGTTTTTTTGCAAAATGCGGAGACGATCCGTCTGGTGCGCCCCGACGGCAGTCCGGTGAGCGTGGTCTCCCTGCGCGAAGGCGATGAGATCTTGTGCCGCACGGACAAGGCGGGTCGCCATTTCGGGATGCGCATCGACGAAGAGATTGTGGAACACTAAGCCATGGGTTTGAACAACCAGGACGAAATGACCATGACCGATACTTCCACTATCTCTCTTGAAACCTTGCGCGACGCCATTGACGGTGTCGACCAGGAACTGCTGCACCTGCTCAACCGGCGCGCGCAATTGAGTCTGCAGGTCGGTGAGGCCAAATCCACGACCAAGGGCGCCATTTTCAAGCCGTTTCGGGAGAAGGCCGTTTTAGAGCGGCTGTCCGCGCACAATCCCGGCCCATTGCCCCAGGACCATCTGGAATCCATTTATCGCGAGATTCTCTCGTCTTCGCGCGCCCTGCAACGACCGCAACGGGTCGTCTATCTCGGACCGGAAGGCACTTTTTCCTATTTTGCTGGGGTGCATGCCCTGGGCGGCAGTGCTGAATTTCATGACCAGCCGACACTCGAGGATGTCTTCCACGCCGTGTCCTGCGGACGCGCGGAACTGGGGATCATTCCCTTGGAAAATTCCCTGCAGGGCACGGTGGGGCAAAGCCTGGACCTGTTTTTGATGTACGAAGTCTTTATCCAGGCCGAAGTCTTTTGTCGTATCAGCCACAGCCTGCTCAGCTGCAACGGTGACAAGGGCGGCATCACCACCGTCTATTCGCATCCACAGGCATTGCAGCAATGCGGCGGTTGGTTGCGCCAACATCTCCCTCAGGCCAAGGTCGTGCCAGTGGAAAGCACGGCCGCGGCTGCGGCCCGAGTGAAAAACGCCTCAGAAGCCGCTATCGGCCACAGCGCTCTGGCCGGTTTGTACCAGCTCCAGGTCGTGGCCTCCCATATTGAAGATCTGCCGGAGAATTGGACCCGCTTTTTGGTCATCGGCCGTGGCGCTCCGCCGGCAGGGAACAGGGATAAGACCTCTCTGCTGTTTTCGGTGCCGGATAAACCCGGGGCCTTGGCCGGGGTCCTCAATCTTTTGGCCCGTGAAGGTGTGAATATGCGCAAGCTGGAATCTCGGCCCATGCGCGGTGAACGGTGGAAATACGTCTTTTTCGCTGATCTGGAGTGCGACCTGGGACGGGAGGAGTATACCCAGCTTTTGCAAGCCCTGGAGGCCAACTGTCACAGTTTTCGCGTTCTGGGGAGTTACCCCAACGGCCAAGCCCTGGATATGGGGCGGGAGGAATAGGCATGTACCATGTGGAGGTCACGGTCCCGGCAAGCAAGTCCCTCTCCCATCGGGCTTTGATTTGCGCTGGTCTGGCACTTGGAGTCAGTCGGGTGGAAAACGTCCTGGACAGTCAGGACCTGGACCGGACCCGTGCCTGTCTCGAAGCGCTGGGCACCCAATTCGAGGTCGAGGCCGACGGACTTGTGGTCCGAGGGCGCGGCGGTATCGGCCAGGTCAATCAGGCGAGTCTCGATGTCGGCGAATCCGGCACCACCTGCCGCCTGCTCACGGCTGTGGCCGCAGCCGGTTCAGGGGTGTTTTCCCTTGCCGGGCAAGGTCGGATGCACCAGCGGCCCATCGCGCCGCTGGCTTCGGCTCTTCACCAACTCGGATGCCGCTTTGAATGGCTCGAGGCGGACGGCTTTCTGCCCTGCCGGGTGCATAGCTCAGGGCTCAAAGGGGGGCAGACGACAGTGGCCCTGGATGAAAGCAGCCAATTTCTCTCCGGGTTGCTGCTGGCCTCGCCGCTGGCCTGTGATCCTCTGACTATTGGGATCGGCGGACAGCGGGCCGTCTCCTGGCCCTATGTGGCCTTGACTCTTGAAGTGATGCGTTTTTTTGGACAGGAGCCGATCCTGGAACAAGCGCACGGCGAGAGATGGCACTCCGTGCCCTTTGAGAGCAATCCCTCCATCGAGCCAAGTAAAACGCGGTTTCGTTGCCATCCCGGGGTCTACTCGCCGCAACGCTATCGGGTCGAGGGCGACTGGAGCAACGCGTCCTATTTCGTGGCCGCTGGTGCCATCGGGCCCCGCCCTGTGCGGTTGCGTGGTTTGTATAAGGATTCTCGCCAGGGCGATCGGGTCATTGTGGACATCGTCAAACAATTCGGTGCGTACGTTGAGTGGGGGCGGGAGTCGCTGGTCGTCGCTCCTGGACCTCTTCAGGGGCAGGAATTGGACATGGGCCCTTGCCCGGATCTCGTCCCGACGGTGGCGGTGATGGCCAGTCTGGCGGAAGGCCCCACGGTGATCAAGAATATCGCGCATCTGCAGCTCAAGGAGAGCGACCGTCTCAATGGCGTGGCCAATGAGTTGCGCAAGGCCGGGGCCGAGGTCACCGTTGAAGCGGATACCCTGACGATCATCCCCTGTCCGCTGGGGACCAAACCGCTGCGATTGTCGACTTATGATGATCACCGTATGGCCATGGCCCTTTCCCTGTTCCAGTTGGCCGGGTTGCATCTCCAATTAGACAATCCCGGTTGCGTGGCCAAATCCTTTCCCCGCTTCTGGGAACAATGGGACAAGGTCCGTCAGGCATCGGAAGGAACGTCCGAAAGGCCTGGAAATTGATGTCTGCCATGAGTGCTATCCAGACCATCCTTTTTATCGGCGGCAACGGCGCCATGGCCCGTTTTCTGCAACCGCGGCTTGAAGAGGCCGGGTATGCGGTGCGTGGCGTGGATAAACCCTTGGACGGCGAGCAACTCCGGACAGCCGCGAGCGGGGTGGATCTGGTGATTCTGGCTGTGCCGGTGCCCGCGGTCGAAGAAGTACTTGCCAAGGTGGTCCCGTTTGTGCCGGCCAGGGCCATCCTCGCGGATATCTGCTCGGTAAAGGACGCCCCCCTGCGGCACATGCTCCACTATTTTTCCGGGGATGTGGTTGGAACCCATCCTCTTTTCGGCCCGGCTCCGGATGCGGCCACTCCCCTGCGCACAGTTCTGGTTCCCGGCCGCGGGGCGAACGCCTTGGAGCGGGTGCGTGATGTTTTTGAACGCGCCGGGCTCGTCTGCTTTGAGTCCACGGCTGAAGCCCACGATCGCAGTGTGGCCCTTTTGCAGGGGCTCAATTTTGTGACGTCGGTGGCCTACCTGGCTTGCAGCGCTGATCAGGAGGCTGTGGCGACCTTCATGACCCCTTCGTTTACCCGGCGCCTGGAGGCGGCGAAAAAGATGCTTTTGGAAGATTCTCCTCTGTTTACGGCCCTTTTTGAGGCCAATCCCTACAGCCAGGACGCCGTACGCCAATTCCGTTCCTACCTCAATCTGGCCGCGGCTGGGGATATGGACATTCTGGTGGAAAAGGCCGCCTGGTGGTGGCGTGGTGCGTCATATGAAGAGGAGTGCTACGAGATCTAGTCCAGTTCGAATAGCGATCATGATGGCCCAAGCCGCGCTCCTCTCAAGGGAGCGCGGCTTTTTTTATAGCCAATGCTGCAGCCGCAGCCCGGCTCGACAAGGTGGCTTTGGCCTGGACAAACGCCTGAGGGCGGTTTTCCTCCCAGGGGACCAATTTCGCACCGCGGCCGGTAAACCTGGAAATCGTCAACGCTGCAGTCTTCAGACATGGATGTGCAGAAAAAGGAGAGAATCAATGCCGCAGGTGGTATTACAGCAACAAGGCCGGACTCTTCCGGCGGACACACAGACACCGATCAGTCTGTACCAGCAGATGGTGGGCAAAAAACCAGGGCTGCTCCTGGAGAGTGCTGAAGTCGACGGTCGTTGGGGGCGTTACAGCCTTGTGGCCTGGGATTTTCGCCTTGTGGCCTCCTGCCATGAGGGAAATCTCGAGCTGACGGTCAAGGATGCCCGGCTTGAGGCGCTCCGGAGCTATACGGGGTTGCCTTTCGAACAAGGATTGCGCGCGCTCCTGGCCGATCTGGCGGTACAGCCTCCAGAGGAGCTAGCCGATCTGCCCATTTTTTCCCGCGGTGTCTACGGATATCTCGGCTACGGCCTGGCCGGGTGTTTTGAGCCCGCCTTGGCCGACCAGCTCCCTCCTGAAAAGGCTGAAGCCTGTCTGGTTCTGCCGGCCCATGTCCTTTTATTCGACCATCTGCACCACCGGTGCGTTCAACTCAGCCTGGACGACACCTTCCCCAAACACGGCGGCGGGCGGCAAGTTGGCGCCAGCCTCGATGCCAAGCCGCGGCTGGGACAGGTGGAGACCAGACCGGACAAGGAACAATTCTGTCAGAGCGTGCGTCGCATCCGGGAGGACATCCACAATGGAGAGGCTATCCAGGTCGTCCTTTCGACCCGGTTTCAGGCCTCCTTCTCCGGAGAAGCCTTTGCTGTCTACCGGCGCCTGCGTCAGTACAACCCTTCTCCCTATATGTATTTTTTGCGCTTGCCGGGCACGACTATCGTCGGTTCGTCACCGGAGGTCCTGGTGCGGTGTTCGGAGGGACGGGTCGAGGAATGCCCCATTGCCGGGACCAGGCACCGCGGAACCACCCGGGAGGAAGATGCAGCCCTGGCCGACGAGTTGGCGGCCGATCCCAAGGAGCGGGCCGAGCACGTCATGCTTGTGGATTTGGGCCGCAATGATCTGGGCCGGATCGCTGCAGCGGGCAGTGTCCGTGTCGATAGGCTCATGCAGGTCGAACGGTTTTCCCATGTCATGCACCTGACCTCGTATCTCGAGGCCGAGCTCAAGACTGGCTTGGACGCCGTGGATGTCCTTGCGGCCACGTTTCCTGCCGGCACTGTTTCCGGAGCCCCGAAGATTCGGGCTATGGAGACCATCGCAGAACATGAAAGCCAGCCCCGGGGGCCCTACGCGGGGGCGGTGGGCTGGATCGGGCTTGATCCGGATCAGGTCGCCCTGGACACCGGGATCTGTATCCGGACTTTGTGGATCCAGTCCGGGACCATCTTCTGGCAGGCCGGGGCCGGCATCGTGGCCGACTCGGATCCGGAAAAGGAATGGCAGGAATGCCAGAACAAGGCCCGCATTTTGCGGGAAGTCCTTCAGGAAGAAGGGGAAAGTGATGTTTTTGCTCATCGATAATTTTGATTCGTTTACGTTCAATCTGGTCCAGGCATTTCAGGTCCTTGGGGCTGATCCGGTGGTGTTGCGTAACAACAGACCGGAGCTTCTGGAATTGGCTGCATCGGGCGAGGTGGAACGGGTGGTCATTTCTCCCGGCCCCGGGGGACCGGCGGACAGCGGCCTGTGCCTCCCGTTTCTCCGCTCCCTTGCCGCGGCCACACCGGTGCTGGGCGTTTGCCTGGGCCATCAGATCCTGGCGGCCCATGCTGGGTTGGTTGTGGGCAAGGGGCCCCGGGTGATGCACGGCAAAACCTCGCGTATTCACCACAATGGTGATCCGCTGTTCGCCGGGGTTTCCAATCCTTTTGAAGCTTGCCGTTACCATTCGCTTCTTGTTTCCGGGCTCGAAAAGAGTCCGGCCGTGACCAGGACCTGTCAGAGCGAAGACGGCGACCTCATGGGCCTGCGCTATACCGACCGGCCCTGGATGGGGGTCCAATTCCATCCGGAATCCGTGTTGACCCCTGACGGACAGCGTTTGTTGGCCAATTTTCTCGCCGTATCCAGTTAGCTTGTAATCTGAAAAGGAAAGGATCATGAACGCAGCTGTTGCCATGAATACCATTTTGGACCATGTCGCGGACGGGCAGGATCTTGCGCCGGAGATGGCCCGGGCCTGTTTTGACCATCTGTTTTCCGGCCATTGCCCACCGGCTCAGGCTGGCGGGCTTTTGCTCGCGCTTAGGGCCAAAGGAGAAACCGGGCTGGAACTCGCCGCCGCGGTGCAAGCGGCTTTGCAACAGGCTCGGACCGTCAGCGGACTGACCCGTCCCAGGATCGATACCTGTGGAACCGGGGGAGACAATAAGAGCAGCTTCAATTGCTCCACGGTGGTGGCCCTGTATCTGGCCGATATGGGATACGATGTTGTCAAGCACGGCAACCGGGCCGTCTCTTCGTCCTGCGGCAGTGCCGATGTGGTTGAGGCCTTGGGATTGCCCTTTGCCGAGCAGGAAAACGATGTCCATTCCGGGCTCGCCCGGTCGCGGTTCGTCTTTCTTTTCGCTCCCCATTTCCATCCCGCGTTCGCCAAGCTCGGGCCCATCCGGAAAGATCTCGGCGTGCGGACGCTGTTCAATCTCCTTGGCCCGCTGCTCAATCCGGCTCGCCCGACCCACCAATTGCTCGGCGTCCCCCGGAGCCAGTTCATGCAGCCGGTAGCCGACGCCCTGGCCCTGTCTGGCATCCAGCGCGCCGCGGTGGTGCATGGCGCTGGAGGGTATGACGAGCTGACCCCATTGGGGCCCAACCGGTGCCTTGTTGTGGATAATGGCGAAGTGGTGCGCCGGGATATCGACCCGGCCGCATTCGGCATTGCCACCTGCGACGAGGCGGCCCTGGCCTGCCGGGACAAGACAGAGGCCCTGGAAGTGGTTCGGGCCCTGCTCCAGGGACGCGGGCCCCAGGCGATGCAGGGTATGCTCGCCTTGAATCTGGGTGTGGCCCTTTTCCTTCTCGAGCCGGAATTGTCCCTTGACGCCGCCGTAGCCAGGGCCTGCGAGGCCGTCAGCCGGGGCATCAGCAAGGAGGTGGCCTGTGCTTGACCGGTTCATTGAGGCCAAAAAAGAGGAACTCGAGCGTCTGCGCCTGCAGGAGGCCAACGGGACTCTGCCGGCGCCGCTGGAGATTGACCGCCCCTCGCTCAAGCGCCAGTTACAAGAGGCACCGTCCGTGGCTGTGGTGGCCGAATATAAACGGGCTTCCCCGTCAAAGGGGATTATTAACCCCAGGCTCGGGGCCAAGGAAGCGGCCGAGGCCTATGCGGCCGGCGGAGCGGCCGCGATTTCCGTTTTGACCGAAAAAGCGCATTTCCATGGCTCGCTGGCCTTTTTGGAACGGGCCCAGGTGGCGGGCTTGCCGCTATTGCGCAAGGATTTTCTCTTCCATCCGCTGCAAATTGCGGAATCGGCCGCGACGCCGGCAGCCGCCGTATTGTTGATCGTTCGCTATTTTCTGGAGACTCCGGGGACCCTTAAAACGCTTGTGGAGCAGGCACAGGCCTATGGTCTGGAGACAGTGGTCGAGGTTTTCAGCGAAGCTGAAATCGACCTGGCGCGGCAGGCGGGCGCGGATATCATCCAGGTCAACAATCGCGATCTGGACACGCTGCAGGTTGACCTGGATCGCTCCTACGCCTTGGGCAAGCGCAAGCAGGCCGGTGAAGTCTGGATCAGCGCCAGCGGCATCAATGCACCGCAGCATTGTGTCGCCCTGGGCGAACGCGGCTTTGATGCTGTTTTGGTGGGCACTTGGTTGATGCAACACAAGGAGCCAGCCGCTGCGCTGCGGTATTTACGCGGTGTTGGCCCGGGGATGGCTACGGCCAAAAGCACCCCGTTTTTTGAACAAGGATAACATCATGGCAGACACGTTGCTGATCAAGGTCTGTGGGCTCAAGCGGCAGCAGGATGTTGAACTCTGCGGCGCCTTGGGCGTGGACATGGTGGGGTTTATTTTTCATGAGCCCTCTTTGCGCAGCATCCGGCCCGAGCAGGTCGCCGAGTTGCCGCGGGGACGATTTCTGCGGGTTGGGGTCGTAGTCCGGCAAAGGACAGCGGCGATCACTGATATCATGCACCGGGCCGAACTGGATCTGGTCCAGTTCCATGGCGAGCAGGATCACCACGACGCAGCGGCGATCGGGCCGCAGCGGGTCATCCGAGTGGTCTGGCCCGAGCGGTTTGCCTCCAAAGCGGCGTTACAGGCCTATCTGGATGCCTGGGCGGATTCGTGCCGGTACTTTCTGTGCGATAGCGGGGTTGCCGGTGGCGGGCACGGGCGGGAACTGCAGAGTGCCGTGGCCTTGCAGCAGATCGTTTTTCCCCGTCCTTGGCTGCTGGCCGGCGGAATTGGTGCAGAAAATGTTCGTAAAAAAATCACGAAATTCCAGCCAGATGGGGTAGATATGAACTCCGGTGTTGAAAACGCCCCCGGCGAAAAGAACAGGGGGCAGCTCATCGCCGCGGTCCAAACCATGCGCCAGAGCCGGTCATGCGTCCAGTTGGGGGAGTGAACCGGTTCCGGGGGTTTTGAACATGGCTTGGTGCCCTGCTGTTTGACGGCAACGTAGGCTCCCTTTTTCATGGTGAATGCTTTTCCACTCAGAGCTGTGCCAGCGCATTGGCCTTTGCGAGCTACGCGGTGTGGGGTGGGAAAAAACAAGCTATGTTCGTTTTTAGTTAATGAATATCAATATGTTATAAAAGAAAAGAACATCCTGTGGAAAACTTAAGAACAAAGGAACACCGACAATGAACACAAAAACAGAATTCCCGGATGCCGGATATTACGACGGATTCGGCGGCCAGTTTGTCCCTGAATTGCTGATGCCGCCCTTGATCGAATTGGAAGAGGCGATGCAGTCTGTCCTGCCCAGTCAGGCGTTTCAAGAGGAGTTGGCTGAAGTCCTCCAGGATTACGTGGGGCGACCGACGCCGTTGTATCGATGCCGTAATCTTTCCAAGCGACTTGGATTCGACCTGTGGCTCAAACGTGAGGACCTGGCGCATACAGGCGCGCATAAGATCAACAACACCATCGGACAGGCCCTCTTGGCCAAGCATATGGGCAAGCGGTGCCTGTTGGCCGAAACCGGAGCGGGGCAGCACGGGGTGGCCAC
The sequence above is drawn from the Desulfohalobium retbaense DSM 5692 genome and encodes:
- the trpD gene encoding anthranilate phosphoribosyltransferase codes for the protein MNAAVAMNTILDHVADGQDLAPEMARACFDHLFSGHCPPAQAGGLLLALRAKGETGLELAAAVQAALQQARTVSGLTRPRIDTCGTGGDNKSSFNCSTVVALYLADMGYDVVKHGNRAVSSSCGSADVVEALGLPFAEQENDVHSGLARSRFVFLFAPHFHPAFAKLGPIRKDLGVRTLFNLLGPLLNPARPTHQLLGVPRSQFMQPVADALALSGIQRAAVVHGAGGYDELTPLGPNRCLVVDNGEVVRRDIDPAAFGIATCDEAALACRDKTEALEVVRALLQGRGPQAMQGMLALNLGVALFLLEPELSLDAAVARACEAVSRGISKEVACA
- a CDS encoding phosphoribosylanthranilate isomerase, producing MADTLLIKVCGLKRQQDVELCGALGVDMVGFIFHEPSLRSIRPEQVAELPRGRFLRVGVVVRQRTAAITDIMHRAELDLVQFHGEQDHHDAAAIGPQRVIRVVWPERFASKAALQAYLDAWADSCRYFLCDSGVAGGGHGRELQSAVALQQIVFPRPWLLAGGIGAENVRKKITKFQPDGVDMNSGVENAPGEKNRGQLIAAVQTMRQSRSCVQLGE
- a CDS encoding anthranilate synthase component I family protein, with the protein product MPQVVLQQQGRTLPADTQTPISLYQQMVGKKPGLLLESAEVDGRWGRYSLVAWDFRLVASCHEGNLELTVKDARLEALRSYTGLPFEQGLRALLADLAVQPPEELADLPIFSRGVYGYLGYGLAGCFEPALADQLPPEKAEACLVLPAHVLLFDHLHHRCVQLSLDDTFPKHGGGRQVGASLDAKPRLGQVETRPDKEQFCQSVRRIREDIHNGEAIQVVLSTRFQASFSGEAFAVYRRLRQYNPSPYMYFLRLPGTTIVGSSPEVLVRCSEGRVEECPIAGTRHRGTTREEDAALADELAADPKERAEHVMLVDLGRNDLGRIAAAGSVRVDRLMQVERFSHVMHLTSYLEAELKTGLDAVDVLAATFPAGTVSGAPKIRAMETIAEHESQPRGPYAGAVGWIGLDPDQVALDTGICIRTLWIQSGTIFWQAGAGIVADSDPEKEWQECQNKARILREVLQEEGESDVFAHR
- a CDS encoding indole-3-glycerol phosphate synthase TrpC, giving the protein MLDRFIEAKKEELERLRLQEANGTLPAPLEIDRPSLKRQLQEAPSVAVVAEYKRASPSKGIINPRLGAKEAAEAYAAGGAAAISVLTEKAHFHGSLAFLERAQVAGLPLLRKDFLFHPLQIAESAATPAAAVLLIVRYFLETPGTLKTLVEQAQAYGLETVVEVFSEAEIDLARQAGADIIQVNNRDLDTLQVDLDRSYALGKRKQAGEVWISASGINAPQHCVALGERGFDAVLVGTWLMQHKEPAAALRYLRGVGPGMATAKSTPFFEQG
- a CDS encoding anthranilate synthase component II, producing the protein MFLLIDNFDSFTFNLVQAFQVLGADPVVLRNNRPELLELAASGEVERVVISPGPGGPADSGLCLPFLRSLAAATPVLGVCLGHQILAAHAGLVVGKGPRVMHGKTSRIHHNGDPLFAGVSNPFEACRYHSLLVSGLEKSPAVTRTCQSEDGDLMGLRYTDRPWMGVQFHPESVLTPDGQRLLANFLAVSS